A window of Desulforamulus hydrothermalis Lam5 = DSM 18033 contains these coding sequences:
- the murA gene encoding UDP-N-acetylglucosamine 1-carboxyvinyltransferase gives MSKLIIAGGYPLHGKVRISGAKNASLAILCGALLAEDEVVLENVPDISDVRILLEILGTMGVKVRWLEEDTVSLRSPQQITEEAPYELVKQLRASNLLLGPMLARYGRASVSLPGGCNIGVRPMDLHFKGLVSLGAQLNLERGCIQGISRRLTGNRVYLDFPSVGATENIMMAACLAEGQTVIENAAKEPEIVDLANFLNALGARVRGAGTDLIKIEGLPCLKGGRYSVIPDRIEAGTFMVAAAATRGDVLLENVIPRHLEPLSAKLREANVEVWEGEDTIHIKATALQPKSIDIKTMPYPGFPTDMQSQMMSFLSTVPGTSIIIENIFENRFRVADELKRMGANIKVEGRMAVIEGVPSLQGTKVKASDLRAGAALVISGLMAQGETEISNVNYIDRGYANLEQKLTSLGARIRRT, from the coding sequence TTGAGCAAATTAATCATTGCAGGAGGATACCCGCTCCATGGCAAGGTAAGGATAAGCGGTGCCAAGAACGCTTCCCTCGCTATATTATGCGGTGCTCTGTTGGCGGAGGATGAGGTTGTTTTAGAAAACGTGCCGGATATCAGTGATGTCCGGATTTTGCTGGAAATATTAGGCACCATGGGTGTCAAAGTACGCTGGCTGGAGGAAGATACAGTTTCCCTGCGCAGCCCGCAACAAATAACCGAAGAGGCGCCCTACGAGCTGGTAAAACAACTGCGGGCGTCTAATTTACTGTTGGGCCCCATGCTGGCCCGCTACGGCAGGGCGTCGGTTTCCTTGCCCGGCGGCTGCAATATCGGGGTAAGGCCCATGGATCTGCATTTTAAAGGCCTGGTCAGTCTGGGTGCCCAACTAAACCTGGAACGGGGTTGCATTCAAGGCATTTCCCGGCGCCTGACAGGCAACCGGGTTTATTTGGATTTTCCCAGCGTGGGGGCCACCGAAAACATTATGATGGCGGCTTGCCTGGCGGAGGGGCAGACGGTAATTGAAAACGCTGCCAAAGAACCGGAAATTGTTGACCTGGCCAATTTTCTCAACGCCCTGGGGGCCAGGGTGCGGGGGGCCGGTACCGATTTAATTAAAATTGAAGGCTTGCCCTGCTTGAAGGGTGGCCGCTACTCTGTCATCCCCGACCGCATCGAGGCAGGCACCTTTATGGTGGCGGCTGCTGCCACCCGGGGGGATGTATTGCTGGAAAACGTGATCCCTCGCCACCTGGAGCCCCTCAGCGCCAAGCTGCGGGAAGCCAACGTGGAAGTATGGGAAGGGGAAGATACCATCCATATTAAAGCCACCGCTTTGCAGCCTAAAAGCATTGACATTAAAACTATGCCGTATCCCGGCTTTCCCACCGATATGCAGTCCCAAATGATGTCTTTTCTTTCTACGGTACCCGGTACCAGCATCATTATTGAAAACATTTTTGAAAACCGCTTCCGGGTGGCGGACGAGCTGAAACGCATGGGTGCCAACATCAAAGTGGAAGGACGTATGGCTGTCATTGAAGGAGTGCCTTCCCTGCAGGGTACCAAGGTAAAAGCCTCCGATTTGCGGGCAGGCGCTGCCCTTGTCATCAGCGGCCTGATGGCCCAGGGGGAAACCGAGATCAGCAATGTCAACTATATTGACCGCGGCTATGCCAATCTGGAACAAAAGCTGACCAGTCTGGGTGCCCGCATCCGCCGCACTTGA